In Peromyscus eremicus chromosome 15, PerEre_H2_v1, whole genome shotgun sequence, a genomic segment contains:
- the Optc gene encoding opticin encodes MRLLAFLSLLTLVLHEAGTASLPGGRKREEHGPEEGDTYEFLHAGNYDLSLEDYGEVIDLSSYEEPADYGDQISEAKLDSQTLPTRTSPSQSTMVPKTPSSNLTVTRPTTTGLPNAQGSHGLPTCLVCVCLGSSVYCDDADLENIPPLPRMTTYLYARFNHISHIRAGDFKGLTKLKRIDLSSNSISSIHNDAFRLLPALQDLILPENQLAALPVLPSGLEFLDIRLNRLQSSGIQPEAFVALEKLQFLYLADNLLDSIPGPLPLSLRSLHLQNNRIETMGRDAFCDTGDHGDHRHERRRLEDIRLDGNPINLSLFPEAYFCLPRLPVGRFT; translated from the exons ATGAGGCTCCTGGCTTTCCTGAGTCTGCTGACCCTGGTGCTGCATGAGGCTGGAACAGCTTCCCTCCCaggggggaggaaaagagaagagcaTGGCCCTGAGGAAGGAGACACTTACGAATTTCTGCATGCGGGGAACTATGACCTGAGCCTAGAGGACTATGGTGAAGTCATTGACCTGAGCAGCTATGAGGAACCTGCTGACTATGGGGACCAGATCTCTGAG GCTAAATTAGACAGCCAGACTCTTCCCACAAGAACTAGTCCCTCCCAGAGCACTATGGTTCCAAAGACGCCATCATCAAACCTCACAGTGACCAGGCCTACCACCACGGGCCTACCGAACGCCCAGGGCAGTCATG gcctgcctacctgcctggtCTGTGTGTGCCTTGGCTCTTCCGTGTACTGTGACGATGCAGACCTCGAGAACATTCCTCCCCTTCCCCGGATGACCACCTACCTGTATGCTCGCTTCAACCACATCAGCCACATCCGGGCCGGAGACTTCAAAGGACTGA CAAAGCTGAAAAGGATTGACCTCTCTAGCAACTCCATCTCCTCCATCCACAATGACGCCTTCCGCCTGCTGCCTGCCCTGCAGGATCTGATCCTCCCCGAGAACCAGCTGGCGGCTCTGCCTGTGCTGCCCAGTGGCCTTGAGTTCCTGGACATCCGCCTGAACAGGCTGCAGAGCTCAGGGATACAACCTGAGGCCTTCGTG GCCCTGGAGAAGCTTCAGTTTCTCTACCTGGCAGACAACCTGCTGGACTCCATCCCTGGGCCTTTGCCCCTGAGCTTGCGCTCCCTGCACCTGCAG AATAACAGGATCGAGACCATGGGAAGGGACGCCTTCTGTGACACCGGGGATCACGGGGATCACAGACACGAGCGCCGGCGGCTAGAGGACATCCGCCTGGACGGGAACCCCATCAATCTGAGCCTTTTCCCAGAGGCCTATTTCTGCCTGCCAAGGCTCCCTGTGGGCCGCTTCACCTAG